The Sporosarcina sp. Te-1 DNA window GCGCCATTCCGTATCGAAGCGTTCGATAACTCTCATACTGGAGGTGTCGATCCTGTATCGGCGATGGTATCTTTTGTCGATGGCAAGCCGAACCGCAAGGATTATCGCAAATATAAAACCAAAACGGCTGCTGCGCATGATGATTACGGAGCGATGCGGGAAGTTGTCCGCAGACGTTATATCCGGGTGTTGAAAGAAGATTTGCCTCTGCCTGACTTGATCATCATCGATGGGGGAAAAGGCCAGATGGAAATTGCCCGGGAAGTCATTGAGGACGAACTTGGACTCTCCATTCCGATCGCTGGTCTGGCAAAGGATGAGAAGCACCAGACGGCACAGCTGTTATATGGGAATCCGATTGAAATCGTTCCATTAAAAAAGACGAGTGAGGCATTTTATTTGCTGCAACGGATCCAGGACGAAGTCCATCGGTTTGCTATCACCTTCCATCGACAACGACGGGATGCGGGCTCATTAGCCTCTTCACTCGATGCGATTCCTGGTATCGGAGCCAAGCGGAAAAAACAGCTATTAAAGCATTTCGGGTCTATGAAAAAGATAAAAGCTGCCAGTTTGGATGAACTGAGGGGTGCGGGACTTCCGGAATCTGTGGCCAATCAGGTGATCGGGCATTTTAGAGAGGAAGAAAAAGGAGAATAGGTGGAATCGGGAGAAAGGTCGATCAACCCCTCTCTTCCGATCACCTACGTTCGTTACTTATGAGTCAATATAGGCTGAGTATGCCTACAGTACAGCAGACAAAGTGATGGTCGGCTCCATTCATCCTATCGAGTCCGGGCAGGAAGCGTTCAGTTGTCTATGACTGTTTTGACATCCCATTTGGCAATGAAACGAACTCGATCGTGCGGTATATCTTTCTGTCCATAGCATTCAGTCAAAAATCCATTCAATTTTTGGAGCTGTTCCGCAATGAAACCTGCCTCTAATTGATATGATCGGTTTTCGATGACGAGCCGTTCCATCGGCCCTAACACAAAGTGCAGCTCATCTTTGTCCTCTTTTTCCAGAACAAGCTGTCCCCATCCTGCTTCTGCAAAAAAAGAGGGGAGCTCATCGGCCTCGAAAATCGGGAATTTCCGGGCAACCTCCTTGCCTGACCAGTACAAGATATCGTCTTCGTGCTTTCCTAATATTGTCGGTAAAACATGATCCCGTAATATCTCGTATCCGAGACGTGTCGGCGAATCATATGTAGGTTTTTCCACTTGGCATGCAATCCTTTCGGAAGAAAAATCTGGATGTGTGTTTCCAGTATGTAGGGGCATATAAAAGTCCAGATCGCCTTGACCTGCTCAAAAGTGAGGAGTACAATGTACATGTTATATATTGTACCATGAAGGGCCATGCCGTCAAAGGCTCATCGGACGATCAGTTCTGCAATTGATTCGCTGGCTCATAAATAAGGGAGGGTAAAAGACTTGTCGAGAGAATCAGATTTTTACTTGCGCCGACTGCATTCATTGCTCGGAATCATTCCGGTTGGGTTATTTGTTACCCAGCACTTGGTAGTCAACCACTTTGCAACTCGCGGTGAAGAAGCATTCAACAACGCGTCCAATTTTATGGGGAACTTGCCTTTCGTTCTTTTCTTGGAATGGTTCATCATCTATATTCCATTAATGTTCCACGCGTTCTACGGTGTCTACATAGCTTTCACTGCGAAAAACAATGTACAGCGCTATGGGACGTTCCGAAACTGGATGTTCCTTCTTCAACGTGTGACGGGTGTATTCCTCGTCATTTTTATTGCTTGGCATTTATACGAAACAAGAATTCAAAAGGCTCTTGGAACAGAAGTGAACTTCGATATGATGGCTAACATCCTAGATAATCCGTTCATGCTTGTGTTCTATATCCTTGGTGTTTTGTCTGCGACATTCCACTTGGCTAATGGCCTTTGGTCATTCTGTGTCACTTGGGGGATTGCACAATCTCCGCGTTCGCAAACGATTGTCTCGTATATCACAATCATCGCATTTTTAGCTCTTTCCGTAATCGGCGTGCAGGCAATCTTCGCATTCGTTTGATTTCAAAGAGCTGGTATATAGGGATTTTATGAATATGTAAAATTTGAGGAGTGAAACAATAATGGCTAAAGGCAGATTGATTGTCGTCGGAGGCGGTCTTGCGGGCTTGATGGCTACCATCAAAGCGGCAGAAGATGGAGTCTCAGTCGACTTATTCTCGCTCGTTCCGGTTAAACGCTCCCACTCCGTTTGTGCACAAGGCGGCATTAACGGAGCAGTGAATACGAAAGGGGAAGGCGATTCTCCAGCCATCCACTTTGACGACACTGTTTATGGAGGAGACTTCTTGGCTAACCAGCCGCCAGTTCAAGCAATGACAGAAGCGGCGCCGGGAATTATCCGTTTGATGGACCGGATGGGGGTAACATTCAACCGTACTCCGGAAGGATTATTGGATTTCCGCCGTTTTGGCGGTACACTGCATCACCGTACGGCTTTCGCGGGTGCAACGACAGGACAACAGCTTCTCTATGCACTGGATGAGCAAGTTCGTCGTTTCGAAGTCGCTGGTTTGGTTCAAAAGTACGAGCACTGGGAATTCCTCGGAATCATCATGGATGATGAAGGGGTTTGCCGTGGAATCAAAGCACAAAACATGAAGACAATGGAGATTAAAGCGTTCAAAGGGGACGCAGTCATCATGGCGACAGGCGGTCCTGGAATCATCTTTGGAAAGTCGACTAACTCTGTTATCAACACAGGTTCGGCGGCATCCATCGTGTACCAGCAAGGTGCCAAATATGCGAACGGTGAATTCATCCAAATCCACCCGACTGCTATCCCTGGGGATGACAAGCTTCGCCTCATGAGTGAATCGGCTCGTGGTGAAGGCGGACGGATCTGGACGTATAAAGACGGTAAGCCATGGTACTTCCTTGAAGAAAAATATCCGGATTACGGAAACCTCGTACCACGTGATATTGCAACACGTGAAATTTTTGATGTCTGCGTGAATCAAAAATTGGGTGTTAACGGGGAAAACATGGTATACCTTGACCTTTCCCACAAAGATCCGCATGAATTAGATATTAAACTCGGCGGTATCATTGAAATTTATGAGAAATTTACAGGGGAAGACCCTCGTAAAGTTCCGATGAAAATCTTCCCGGCAGTCCACTATTCAATGGGCGGCCTATGGGTGGACTACGAACAACATACAAGTATCCCAGGCCTATTTGCTGCAGGGGAATGTGATTATTCACAACACGGTGCGAACCGTCTTGGCGCTAACTCGCTTCTTTCAGCCATTTATGGCGGTATGGTTGCCGGTCCAGAAGCTGTTAAGTACATGAGAGGCGTTAAACGGACAGCTGAAGAGCTTCCTGCTTCCATCTTCGAAACGGCTATCAAGGATGAACAGCAACAATGGGATGCAACCTTGAAAATGGAAGGTACGGAAAATGCGTATGTACTTCACCGTGAGCTTGGTGAAGTGATGACCGACAATGTGACGGTTGTCCGTTACAATAAGAACCTTCAAGAAACGGATTACAAGCTTCAAGAACTTTTGGAGCGGTATGAAAATATTAATATTACAGATACACAGAAATGGTCCAACCAAGGCGCGACGTTTACTCGTCAATTGAAGAATATGTTATACTTGGCTCGCGTCATTACGCTAGGAGCATTGAATCGGAACGAAAGCCGTGGAGCCCACTATAAGCCGGAGTTCCCGAACCGTGACGATGATAACTTCTTGAAGACGACGATAGCGGAATTTGATGGAAAATCTGCACCGATCCTTTCATATGAAGATGTAGATGT harbors:
- a CDS encoding YslB family protein, which gives rise to MEKPTYDSPTRLGYEILRDHVLPTILGKHEDDILYWSGKEVARKFPIFEADELPSFFAEAGWGQLVLEKEDKDELHFVLGPMERLVIENRSYQLEAGFIAEQLQKLNGFLTECYGQKDIPHDRVRFIAKWDVKTVIDN
- a CDS encoding succinate dehydrogenase cytochrome b558 subunit; this translates as MSRESDFYLRRLHSLLGIIPVGLFVTQHLVVNHFATRGEEAFNNASNFMGNLPFVLFLEWFIIYIPLMFHAFYGVYIAFTAKNNVQRYGTFRNWMFLLQRVTGVFLVIFIAWHLYETRIQKALGTEVNFDMMANILDNPFMLVFYILGVLSATFHLANGLWSFCVTWGIAQSPRSQTIVSYITIIAFLALSVIGVQAIFAFV
- the sdhA gene encoding succinate dehydrogenase flavoprotein subunit; translated protein: MAKGRLIVVGGGLAGLMATIKAAEDGVSVDLFSLVPVKRSHSVCAQGGINGAVNTKGEGDSPAIHFDDTVYGGDFLANQPPVQAMTEAAPGIIRLMDRMGVTFNRTPEGLLDFRRFGGTLHHRTAFAGATTGQQLLYALDEQVRRFEVAGLVQKYEHWEFLGIIMDDEGVCRGIKAQNMKTMEIKAFKGDAVIMATGGPGIIFGKSTNSVINTGSAASIVYQQGAKYANGEFIQIHPTAIPGDDKLRLMSESARGEGGRIWTYKDGKPWYFLEEKYPDYGNLVPRDIATREIFDVCVNQKLGVNGENMVYLDLSHKDPHELDIKLGGIIEIYEKFTGEDPRKVPMKIFPAVHYSMGGLWVDYEQHTSIPGLFAAGECDYSQHGANRLGANSLLSAIYGGMVAGPEAVKYMRGVKRTAEELPASIFETAIKDEQQQWDATLKMEGTENAYVLHRELGEVMTDNVTVVRYNKNLQETDYKLQELLERYENINITDTQKWSNQGATFTRQLKNMLYLARVITLGALNRNESRGAHYKPEFPNRDDDNFLKTTIAEFDGKSAPILSYEDVDVSLIPPRKRDYSAKKGD